The following nucleotide sequence is from Triticum dicoccoides isolate Atlit2015 ecotype Zavitan chromosome 7B, WEW_v2.0, whole genome shotgun sequence.
CAGAATCTGTTCCAGACTTCCGGGCTCAGCTCAGGTCTGCACCAGAATAGTTTAGGTGGCATAAAAACAGACCCAACAGCTCCCAACGTGGAAAATAATGTATGGAACGTTTATGCTCTGAATTTGTATAAGTGCCGGAACATACTGGTAGACAGATTTTTGCATATAAACAGAATGCCCAAATGAAGTTTGCTTAGCTCCAGCGGCTTTCTTGAGCAGCTATTAGCCAACACATTGATGCATACTTATTTTTTCTACAATACGTACAATTTGTTTTTAGAGGTCACTATGCCCATTTATGTATCCTCTTAAAGGTTAATATAGCAGAGAGTAACAAGAGAGCAGGAACTCCAAAAACAGAGTACTCTGCTTGATTTTACGAAAGTACAAGACACACCACATATATATTCCTGTGTTCCACTGCACTTCAGAAAAATACACAGAAACATAAACCACTGGGCCTTATAGCCAAGGCCGGCCTATAAAACAGACATGTAGAATTTAGAACAAGTTATCTGGTTTCGCAGAGTAAGAGCAATCCTCCATGCCAACATAATTTTCAAGCGACCTTGGAATATGAGGGATTTCCACATCCATGACATTCTCCAGCATGTGAACAACTTGTCCCATCATCGGCCTATCATCCTCGGCATCTTGAATGCACCAGCACGCGATTTTACAAGCTCTGCTCAGCTGCTCTACATCTGCCTGGCCTTCCAACCTACTGTCCAGCAGACACATAACATCTCCTTCACTCACCTTGATTGCCTCAAAGATAGGAAAGTATGTGAACTTCCCTTCCTTAAATTTCTCCGCATTCCTTCGACCAGATATGATTTCAAGAAGCATCATACCATAGCTGTAAACATCAGTCTTACATGCGATCGGCAGTCCTGATATCCACTCCGGTGCAAGGTATCCGAATGTCCCTCGCATTGTTGTCAAAGCCCTGCTGAAATCTCGACCAAGAAGCTTCGCCATGCCGAAGTCCGCAATCTTGGGGCAGAACTCTGCATTGAGAAGTACATTGTCTGGCTTCACATCACAGTGTATAATGCATTCTTTGCATTCCTAGTTCCAAGTGCTATATGGTACCGAAGATCCCAGGTCAATATGGCCGAACTCTTCGAAAACAGATGAGAACTCAAAGAACCGTTCTCCATGTACTCATATACCAGCAACCGTTTCTGCCCTTCGGCACAAAAACCAAACAATCGGACAAGATTAATGTGGTGAATTATGCCAATTGTCTGTACTTCTGCTCGGAATTGCTTTTCCCCTTGCCCAATGCATTTTAGCTTTTTGACCGCCACTAGAGACAAACTTGCCAATGCCCCCTTGTAAACACAACCGAAACCTCCTTCTCCAAGTTTTTCGGAGAAATTATTCGTTGCCTTCTTCATTTGCATGCTGGAAAAGATCTCAAGGCTGCTATTGGAACTCAATGGTAGTTCCAGGGATAGCTTCTTTCTCCTTCTCCAGGAAATAACAAGGCAAACAAGCATAATGGTAAACACACCTACCACTGTAATCAGAACAAcgattttaatttttgaatttgACTTTTCTTGCTTGGAATCTAATACTTGTTGCTTGCATTCTGAGTTTCCTGCTTGGAACCTGGAGCAGACCACAACACAGTCCCACAGCCCCATAGTTTAGCAGCAGTAATGGCACCATCATAATGCAACCGTAAATATAAATGTGAATTGTTGGACAAATATCCATGAATATCCATCCACCCGGGGAAGGTGCCGGAATAATTGGTATAAATATAAATGAGGTAATAAGAAGTGTTGTAATAAGTGAAAACAGTAAATTCTCTGTCTATATTCATCCGCAGTTTAGAATAACTGACGCAAGAAACAGCATCAGTAGGCCCCCTGGTACTGATCATATTATTAACATATCCCAGCCGTCCTCCAGGTAGCAGTGTGTCAGTTGGATGATCGAAGCTATGCCAGAACAATAATGAACTATTCACTTTGTCTCTTATTACCAGATCACCGTTGTCAAGAAGTACTGCAACTGCAGAAGTAGATTCATTTGGTCTCTCCACAATACCATCTGATGACCAGATAATAGCATCATGGCCATAGGTCAGCAAGGTGAGGTACAAGTTGCCATTTGAGAGGGTAAGAATCGAGTTCCAATGGTCTGAGGTGAGGTACCCTTGCAATTGAGGAGGTGACCAAACTAGAAGAGCACTACAAGTTGATGAGTTGACATACCAGATGCCAAATGTAAAGTCTGAACATGGAGGAGATAGGCAGCTGAAACTCAACTCAAAGGCACCATTCTTCGAGAATAGGGTACGGTTACCATACAGAGATTGGCCTGGAAGGAGAGTATCCGCCGCACGTGCGAATCTACAGCTTGAAGACATGACCAAGAAGAGAATTGCTGCTACAAAGGATGATCTCGAAGTCATGAGCTTGCATGCCTTCTTCATTTGGTCTAGTATGAGCTAGGTCGATCTCTTACTAATAAAAAATGTGGATATTCTGACCGTCCCAATGTACACAACTAGTGACTTATAGGGAACGGAGCCTTTACTCAAGATGAAGACAGCTACCATCAAGCTGAGTTATCTCCATCAAGACGTGTGGAAATTTTCTTGCTCCATCAAGCTGGCATTTTTTGAGCCAAGCATCTGCTGGAGAAAATCAACAAGTGACAGCAACCATTGACTGAAAAGAACCACTGTCATGTCTACAAGACgagatgggccggcccacgcgCGCGGCAGGTCACATGCACTTTctgtttgtttttcctttttttcttttttttcttccttttgtgctttatttctgtacttttgtttatactttaaagtattctatatatatatatataggcaaaattGTGTCCACCATAGCTTGCTACAGCAATAGCTATCGTAGCCACAAGTGTGTGCCCCGTGATTCGTGCTGACCATATGAGAGAGAAATTAAAGAGGGGTTTGTGGAGTGTTTTGCAGTCCGTTTTACCAGAAAAAGGCTGTGTCGTGGGGCATCATGCAGTGGTCCATCTGCTTGTGATTCAGGACAGCGACAGGGACAAAGGTTCATGTGCTCAACGCATGCAGCTTGGTGGAACCTCTAGCGAAAACGAAAAAGCTTGAGGAACGGACACAAACTCACGTGCCCATGTGAGACGTGACAAGTACTTGTCCGTGGAACTTCTGGGATGGGTGTTTTGATGCTTAGTTTTGTAGGGAACTTGTTATTTAAAAGTGAATTTGTCCCGATTTTCAACATAAACTCTGTTTGGATAATGTAACTAATCCAAGATTAGTAAAACTGGTTTAGCATATAAGCACAAAAGAAAATCAACGTCTATTTTTATTTTAATGCATAGTAGCAGGATTTATAGGAAAACTGTTTTATTCTTTATTTGAGTGAGCAAATGCTAAATCATGTTTAGGCAATTCTTTCTTTATTTGGGTCTATCTCCCGTCGAACTAAtcactactccctctgtccggaaatacttgtcatcaaaatgaataaaaggggatgtatctagatgtattttagtcctAGATACATCACTTTttgtctattttgatgacaagtattttcggacggagggagtactcatcTTCCCATCAACCCATCCGTACATGTAggtattactccctctgttccgaaataGTTGTGGTTGGGGAAAACTAGTGTGCCGATCGTCACGTTGCGATTTTTCTTCACTTTCCCATTTTGCCCTCCCGCTCGCTCTCTCCCCGACCGCTTGCAGCTCTCACTCTCTCCCTGACCACTCGCTCTCTCTCCCCGACAGCTCTCGCTGTCTCCGACCCCGACCGCTCGCCCTCTCGTCGGCCAGTCGCTCGCCGGCCAGTCGCCACCCTCTCCCTCTCGTCGGTGTCTTCCTCACCGCAGTCTTGCACCTCACCGCCCATAACCCTAGCAGCCCGCCTCCCTCTCGTCGGTGAAAGGTGACATTTTTACCAGTTGGGGTGCTCGATTCGTGGCGGCGGTGCTCGATCCGTGGGCGGCGGTACTCGATCCGTGCCGGAGCAGCGGGAGGAGGAGGCCAAGGTGGAGATCGTGGTGCGGGAGGGGGAGCTCGGCGAGACGGCGGCTGGATCTGAAGCGCGACTGCTCCACCTTCCTCAGGGTGGCGGGGATCTCCGGCTCGGGCCCGACCGCTGGCGTCATCCGCCGCTTCCTCAGGGTTGGCGGCGGCGGGCTGCGTTCCGGCGGGAGGGCGGCACGTTCAAGGTGCTGCAGGTGGCGGACATGCACTACGCGGACAGGCGGAGCACCGCGTGCGAGGACGTGCTGCCCAAGCAGGTCGCCGGCTGCTCCGACCTCAACATCACCGCCTTCCTCTACCGCGTCATCCACGCCAAGGACCCCGACCTCGTCATCTTCACAGGTCCGGCCCCCACCCACCCCCTTCCTCTTCCCTGCTCTGTTATTCTGTTAATACTTCGATTGACTAGTGATTCGTTGGTGCCGCCACTTCTTCCGATTTCGAGTTAAGAATTCAGAAGTGCCATGCAATGGTGGAGTAATCCCCAAAGAATTAAGAAATCAGAAGCATGAGCTGCACTGAAATTCTGTCTAGGTAGTTGCTCATCCGCTGGGGTTTCAGTTAATCGATTGGGCTGTCCATCCAGGACGAAGATGAAATGGTCTGATTGATCACGACTGCCTCCACATGGAGGTAAAACACAAACAGGAAAGATGCAATAGTAGCCGCCTTTGTGATTATCTTCAGGTTACTGTCCTGTTTTCGTCGTCTTGTTTCACGGGCGATCTTGGTGATGTTTCCAAGGCTGCAAATCTTGGTGATGTTTCAGTTATCATCTGGATTTTTTGGTTTTGCCTGTATGCCCTGTTATTTTTGTTTGCTGGCTCTGTGGTTCAGTGTTTCTGCACCTTTTTCCTCATGTCTGTACAGTGATCTGATGAACACATATGGGCTTTTGGCTCTGCTCGAAGTGATTCTGAATTTTGTTTGGGTAAGCTAGCTAGCTGAAGGTGAAGAAGCGGCATATTTTGAATTCTGTTCTCTGTACTCCACTTTCTCTTCTTGTCtcttcttctctttctcttctcttctcttctctttcatTTAAATGGAGTATATGAAGTAAAAATGATCAAGCCTCACAAAATGGAGAACAAAATACACATACATTATTTAACTGTGATCTAGAGTTATGATTATCTGTATACTGCTGCTGCTGTAGTTTAAAAGGCTCAAGATCTTCAGTTAATTAGGAGTACTTTAGTGTAGGAGTATTCCAGATTTAGTGTAGGAGTAAAAATTAACTAAATCCTTGTTGTAGCACTACTGTTGCTTGTTAACACTACTCTTGCTTGTTAACTGAATTACTCTTGGCAGTTCACTACTCGAGGCGCTGGGCTGCGGCTTCATCGAGGCGGACGACAACCACTCCCGTGCAAACAAAGGTACAGGCTGGTCCTGGTGGGCGACGAGGACGCCCTGGCCTCTGTAGTTACACGAGACAACAGTTCTTTGTGCAAATGTTGACTGAATTTGCCTCTGACTTGTCTCTGCACTTGACTGAATTCGCCTCTTTGTGCAATGTTGCTGCTGCAGGTGAGCATTCAGGAAAAGAACTCTTTGTGCAATGAGCATCCTTTTCTGCTGGAATATCAACTTTTTTGGATGCTCAACCATCAATAAACATATTGGCTGAACTTCAGGAAAAGGATGCACCGAATCTTAGTAAGCGGATACTCATTGCCGAATTCTTTTGGATGCACATATAGTTTGTCTGGCAACTTAAATAATGACAGTAAATAAACTCTCAATAGCACTGTCCAGTAATTGAAAATAAATTACACCTTTTCAGTTAATTTAAATTAACTGAAACCTTTTGTACTCCCATGATCAGTGTTACTGTACAAATTCACACCGAATTTGTAAGTGCAAGTAGTGCTTGTTTTCAGGAGTAGGATGCTTATCAATAGTGCTTGTTTGGAGTAATTGTTTGCTCTGTAGTGCATTTTTGCTGCAACCTAATCTGTGGAGTATCAAGCTAATTGGAAGAAAGCCAATTGCTTGCTCTCTATGAACTTTTATGTGCTGGAGTATAGGATTTGCTGTTTAGCAAGGCTTCAGTAATTTGTTGTTCAAAATTGAGCACCGCCTTGCCAAACAGCATTCTGCCACTAAATGGCAGCATATGCAGGACCAACTAACAATGTACGGAGACCAACTAAACCTGGTATCTTTTCCAGATCAAGTTAGACCTTGGTTATTGGAAAGTACTCACTTCATTTCAATTTCTAGATGATATTCAGTTCTTTTTTCACAGCAAAACATCTTTGCTTCATGCTGATATTAGCATATTTCACAAGATCACAAAATGACTGAAAAGGTCTTTACGAATTGCAAGCAAGGAAGCAACCAAGAACATCCTAGCCGAAGTTGCATGACCCAATACTAACACCAGAAGTGATCTCACAGATGCAGAGCCATACTTAGTGCCAGAACTAACATTGTTTTCTTGAGTACTTAATCATGATCTGGAGTACTAGCATGGAGTAAATTTTGTGCAAGAGTACAATTACAAGCATGAGTACACTGAATTTCTTGTAGCAGATGGAGCACATAAAAATGGAGTAGCTCACCTACCGTTGATCTGCTAATTTTTCAATTTTCTGCTCCTTGCTGATCCTTGCTCCTTGCTGATCCTTGCTCCTACTGTTGATCTGCTAGTTTTGACAGGTGAACAGATGGACAGTGGCTGCTCCTTGCTGATCAATTCAAAATTGCTCTGGCGATCAATTCAAGCTTGCTGTGACTGGCGAGAAGACGTCCTGGTCAATCACCACATCTAATCAATTTCTGTCTGTGGCGAGAAGAAGTGGTACAACTCCGGCAATCAATTTCTTTAGTGATTAACAATTTTGATCAATTCAAACAGCAGCACAGGCGGCGCACGGGCAGGGAGGAGCACAGGCTGCTACTGTTGGTCAGTGCGGGAAGGAGCACGGGCAGAGGTCAATTGGCCGGATCCGGAGCTCCAGTGCCTGAATCGAGGAGCTGGAAGGCTGAGGCAGGAGGAGGAGCATAGGCTGCGATGCTGCTGCTGTTGGTCAGTGCGGGGAGGAGCACGGACGGAGGTCAATTGGCCGGATCCGGAGCTCCAGTGCCTGAATCGAGGAGCTGGAAGGCTGAGGCAGGAGGAGGAGCATAGGCTGCGATGCTGCTGCTGTTGGTCAGTGCGGGGAGGAGCACGGACGGAGGTCAATTGGCCGGATCCGGAGCTCCAGTGCCTGAATCGAGGAGCTGGAAGGCTCAGGCaagaggaggaggagcacgggCGGCGCTGCTGCTGGTCGGTGCGGGGAGGAGCACGGGCGGCGCGAAGGCCAGGAGTCGCGGGCGGCTGGAGGCTGTGGCGGACGGCGAGGGAGTTGCGTATGAGTTTGGGCTCTTGATTGGAGCGGAGGAAGGCGGCCGGCGAGGGAGCTACGGCCGGCGCGGGCGGACGCCGGAGCTGCAGCAGTGGGGTGGAGCCTGGCGGAGGGGAGGAGCGATGGAGGAAGACGAAGATCCCCGGCGACAAGAATTTCAAATTGAGGGTAGTTTGGTACTTTTTCCTGTTTTCACCTGGTCGGAGAAGTTCCCCAACGAcaactattttggaacagagggtaaTTTTCTGTATTTTTTAGGAACAACTCAAACTACTTGTGGTACCGAGTAGGGTATGCACGGAAGACCCGGTGATCCCTCACATTGGAACCGACCGCTCactaatacacacacacacacacacacggaaccGATGAAACTACATGTGGTACCGAGTAGGCCATGAACTGAAGCACCGATGATCAATCACGTTGGAACTGACCGCATATGAACACACGTGGTATTTTTAGGAACTGCTCAAACTACTTGTGGTACCGAGTAGAGTATTCACGGAAGATCCGATGATCGCTCGCATTGGAACCGACCGCACACGAGTACACACATACAGAACCGATGAAATTACATGTAGTACCGAGTAGGTCATTAATGGAAGCTCCCATGATTAATCACGTTGGAACTGACCGCATAAGAACACACATGGTATTTTTATATGTATGGAATGCACTCATACGTACGTGCACTTCTATACATGGTTTTTTTTGCGGGAAGCGCTCCTGTACATGTGCACAAGTGGTCATGAAGTCAATCAATACCTACCTTCACATTATATCATTGCATGCATCGGGTGGGCTAAGTATGTAAACTGCATGCAGCGTGTATGTATATGTTTCCGAATACTTGCGCATACCCGTCGAGCCGGCCGATAAATAATAACAATAATTCTCATACAAGTTCAATCGCATGGATTCCATAGGTTCCTCCTAGGTGTACGCATGGATCTGTCGCGTGTGGTTCGAACCTGCATGCGGCTCGCCAACGGACGTCACGGCGAGATGTACGTGTGGGAACCTGCATCACAAATCGGTCGACGGGTGGAACCTATGATGTACAGACACTCGCATCGGCCACTGCTTCGCCAGTGCACGCCGGCAGGCTTTTTGTCAGCTCATTAAGCATAAAGCGGCGAGAACCAGCCTATCACCACAGTCGAATTAACACAGCACATGGCCTTGAGATGGTACCGCACCATGTAGCCAGCGTGAATCACAAAGCACACCAACGGCACTGATAGCTATTTCTAGGGCAAGCTATGGTAGAAaatccctcttctctctctctctctctctctatatatatatatatatatatatatatatatatatatatatatatattacaaaaaacagtctacaaaaaacatttgaaacaatgttgaacaagtatttgaaaaatgttgaataagtatt
It contains:
- the LOC119337682 gene encoding uncharacterized protein LOC119337682 gives rise to the protein MHYADRRSTACEDVLPKQVAGCSDLNITAFLYRVIHAKDPDLVIFTVHYSRRWAAASSRRTTTTPVQTKEKDAPNLILTGEQMDSGCSLLINSKLLWRSIQACCDWREDVLQHRRRTGREEHRLLLLVSAGRSTGRGQLAGSGAPVPESRSWKAEAGGGA